Proteins from a genomic interval of Synechococcus sp. A15-28:
- a CDS encoding ferredoxin:protochlorophyllide reductase (ATP-dependent) subunit N produces MAGPTLLKESGPREVFCGLTSIVWLHRRMPDAFFLVVGSRTCAHLIQSAAGVMIFAEPRFGTAILSERDLAGLADAHEELDRVARELLQRRPEIRTLFLVGSCPSEVIKLDLARAAERLNEELQGRVRVVNYSGSGIETTFTQGEDGALAALVPLLPASDERQLLLVGTLADAVEDRLIHLFGRLGINRVSSLPPSQSTALPAVGPGTTVLLTQPFLTETARLLRDRGATVLTAPFPLGAEGSRRWMEAGAQAFDVAPSQVATVLDPLMERARIALEPHRQVLAGKRIFLLPESQLELPLARFLQRECGMELVEVGTPYLNRDQMAEELALLPEGTPVMEGQHVELQLDRVRDSAPDLVVCGMGLANPLEAEGIATKWSIELVFSPIHGIDQAGDLAELFSRPLRRRELIHPALHPTQPDHPVHA; encoded by the coding sequence ATGGCCGGGCCAACCCTGCTCAAGGAAAGTGGACCGCGGGAGGTGTTCTGCGGTCTCACCTCGATTGTGTGGCTGCACCGGCGCATGCCGGATGCCTTTTTTCTCGTGGTGGGTTCACGGACCTGCGCACACCTGATCCAGAGCGCCGCAGGCGTGATGATCTTCGCCGAACCTCGATTCGGCACCGCCATCCTCAGCGAGCGGGATCTGGCGGGCCTGGCTGACGCCCATGAGGAACTGGACCGTGTGGCCCGGGAACTGCTGCAGCGGCGACCTGAAATCCGCACCCTGTTTCTGGTGGGGTCCTGCCCCAGTGAAGTGATCAAGCTCGACCTGGCCCGGGCGGCCGAGCGGCTCAATGAGGAACTGCAGGGCCGTGTGCGGGTGGTGAATTACTCCGGCAGCGGCATCGAAACCACCTTCACCCAAGGAGAGGATGGAGCGTTGGCAGCACTGGTGCCGTTGCTGCCCGCCAGCGATGAACGGCAGCTACTCCTGGTCGGCACCCTCGCCGACGCCGTTGAAGATCGCCTGATCCACCTGTTCGGACGCCTCGGGATCAACAGGGTCAGCAGCCTGCCGCCAAGCCAGTCCACTGCCCTGCCGGCGGTGGGGCCCGGAACCACTGTGCTGCTCACCCAGCCGTTCCTCACGGAGACCGCCCGCTTGCTGCGCGACCGGGGCGCCACCGTGCTCACCGCCCCCTTCCCCCTTGGAGCCGAAGGCAGTCGTCGCTGGATGGAAGCGGGTGCCCAAGCCTTCGATGTCGCCCCCAGCCAGGTGGCGACCGTGCTGGATCCGCTGATGGAACGGGCGCGCATCGCCCTGGAACCCCATCGGCAGGTGCTGGCGGGCAAGCGCATTTTCCTGTTGCCCGAATCACAGCTCGAGCTTCCCCTGGCCCGTTTTCTGCAGCGGGAATGCGGCATGGAACTGGTGGAGGTGGGAACGCCCTATCTGAACCGCGATCAGATGGCCGAGGAGCTGGCCCTGCTGCCGGAGGGCACCCCCGTGATGGAGGGGCAGCACGTGGAACTGCAGCTCGACCGGGTGCGTGACAGCGCTCCGGACCTGGTGGTCTGCGGCATGGGCCTGGCCAATCCTCTGGAGGCCGAAGGCATCGCCACGAAGTGGTCGATCGAACTGGTGTTCAGTCCGATCCACGGCATCGACCAGGCCGGTGACCTGGCGGAGCTTTTCTCAAGGCCATTGCGGCGCCGCGAACTGATTCATCCCGCACTGCATCCGACCCAACCCGACCACCCCGTGCACGCCTGA
- a CDS encoding ferredoxin:protochlorophyllide reductase (ATP-dependent) subunit B, whose product MDLTLWTYEGPPHVGAIRIAASMDGVHYVLHAPQGDTYADLLFTMIERRGQRPPVTYTTFQARDLGGDTAELVKRHVREAVDRFQPDALLVGESCTAELIQDQPGALAQGMGLTMPVVSLELPAYSKKENWGAAETLYQLTRGLLKQDVPAAQPQHDPKRWQQQGRRPRVNLLGPSLLGFRCRDDVLEVQTLLTMHGIDVAVVAPLGAGVEDLKRIPDADLNICLYPEVAESTCIWLERNFGMPFTRTVPIGVGATHDFLVEVHTALGLEPPSPEEGYRRSRLPWYSESVDSTYLTGKRVFIFGDGSHAIAAARICSEELGFQVVGLGTYSREMARPVRAAAKALGLEALICDDYLKVEAAMAEAAPELVLGTQMERHSAKRLGLPCAVISTPMHVQDVPARRSPQMGWEGANVIFDDWVHPLMMGLEEHLIGMFRHDFEFVDGHQSHLGHAGGAGAASGVPDLSDGPEVDEDALVWTPDGEAELKKIPFFVRGKVRRNAEAYARQVGCKEISSETLYDAKAHYKA is encoded by the coding sequence ATGGATCTGACCCTCTGGACCTACGAAGGACCGCCCCACGTGGGTGCCATTCGCATCGCCGCCTCGATGGACGGGGTGCACTACGTGCTGCACGCACCGCAGGGCGACACCTATGCCGACCTGCTGTTCACCATGATCGAGCGGCGCGGCCAGCGCCCACCAGTGACGTACACCACCTTTCAGGCTCGCGATCTGGGGGGAGACACAGCGGAACTGGTGAAGCGCCATGTGCGAGAAGCGGTGGACCGCTTCCAACCCGACGCGCTGCTGGTAGGTGAAAGCTGCACGGCGGAACTGATCCAGGACCAACCCGGGGCCCTGGCACAGGGCATGGGACTGACGATGCCGGTGGTGAGCCTTGAGCTGCCGGCATACAGCAAAAAAGAGAACTGGGGCGCCGCAGAAACCCTCTATCAATTGACGCGAGGCCTGTTGAAGCAGGACGTGCCTGCCGCTCAGCCACAACATGATCCCAAGCGTTGGCAGCAGCAGGGACGTCGACCACGGGTGAATTTGCTGGGCCCATCCCTGCTGGGGTTCCGCTGCCGCGATGACGTGCTGGAAGTGCAGACGCTGCTGACCATGCACGGCATCGATGTGGCGGTGGTGGCCCCCCTGGGGGCGGGGGTTGAGGATCTCAAGCGGATCCCCGACGCCGACCTCAACATCTGCCTCTACCCGGAGGTGGCTGAATCCACCTGCATCTGGCTGGAACGCAACTTCGGCATGCCCTTCACCCGCACGGTGCCGATCGGCGTCGGCGCCACCCACGATTTTCTCGTTGAGGTGCACACCGCCCTGGGACTGGAACCACCCTCGCCGGAGGAGGGTTATCGCCGCTCACGCCTGCCCTGGTATTCCGAATCCGTCGACTCCACATACCTCACCGGCAAGCGGGTGTTCATTTTTGGGGATGGCAGCCATGCCATCGCTGCAGCCCGCATCTGCAGTGAGGAGCTGGGCTTCCAGGTGGTGGGGCTGGGCACCTACAGCCGTGAGATGGCCCGACCGGTGCGGGCAGCAGCCAAGGCGTTGGGACTGGAGGCGTTGATCTGCGACGACTATCTGAAGGTGGAGGCAGCCATGGCCGAAGCGGCCCCCGAACTGGTGCTGGGGACCCAGATGGAACGCCACAGCGCCAAACGCCTGGGACTTCCCTGCGCGGTGATCAGCACCCCCATGCACGTGCAGGACGTGCCCGCCCGAAGGAGTCCCCAGATGGGCTGGGAAGGAGCCAACGTGATCTTCGACGACTGGGTCCACCCACTGATGATGGGGCTGGAGGAACATCTGATCGGCATGTTCCGCCACGACTTTGAATTCGTGGACGGTCACCAGAGCCACCTGGGCCATGCCGGAGGGGCGGGAGCTGCCAGCGGGGTGCCCGACCTCAGCGATGGACCAGAGGTGGACGAGGACGCCCTGGTGTGGACGCCCGATGGGGAAGCCGAACTGAAGAAAATCCCTTTCTTCGTGCGCGGAAAAGTTCGCCGCAATGCTGAGGCCTACGCCCGCCAGGTGGGCTGCAAGGAAATCAGCAGTGAAACGCTGTATGACGCCAAAGCCCACTACAAGGCATGA
- the bchL gene encoding ferredoxin:protochlorophyllide reductase (ATP-dependent) iron-sulfur ATP-binding protein, whose protein sequence is MTTTLTRPTDGEGSVQVHQDPSLNIQEETLVIAVYGKGGIGKSTTSSNLSAAFSKLGKRVLQIGCDPKHDSTFTLTHKMVPTVIDILEEVDFHSEELRPEDFVFTGFNGVQCVESGGPPAGTGCGGYVTGQTVKLLKEHHLLEDTDVVIFDVLGDVVCGGFAAPLQHANYCLIVTANDFDSIFAMNRIVQAIQAKAKNYKVRLGGVVANRSADTDQIDKFNERTGLRTMAHFKDVDAIRRSRLKKCTIFEMDDDDEAVQAVRSEYLRLAQNMLENVQPLEATSLKDREIFDLLGFD, encoded by the coding sequence ATGACCACGACCCTGACGCGTCCCACAGATGGCGAAGGCAGTGTGCAGGTCCACCAGGACCCCTCCCTCAACATTCAGGAGGAAACCCTGGTGATCGCCGTCTACGGCAAAGGCGGCATCGGTAAGTCCACCACCTCCTCCAACCTCTCCGCTGCCTTCTCCAAGCTGGGCAAACGGGTCCTGCAGATCGGCTGCGACCCCAAGCACGACAGCACCTTCACCCTCACCCACAAGATGGTGCCAACGGTGATCGACATCCTTGAAGAGGTGGACTTCCACAGCGAAGAGCTGCGTCCGGAGGACTTCGTCTTCACCGGCTTCAACGGTGTGCAGTGCGTCGAAAGCGGTGGCCCACCGGCTGGAACCGGTTGTGGCGGTTACGTGACGGGGCAGACCGTGAAGCTGCTCAAGGAGCATCACCTACTCGAAGACACCGATGTGGTGATCTTCGATGTGCTCGGCGATGTGGTGTGTGGTGGCTTTGCTGCACCGCTGCAGCACGCCAACTACTGCCTGATCGTGACAGCCAACGATTTCGATTCGATCTTCGCGATGAACCGGATCGTTCAGGCCATTCAGGCCAAAGCCAAGAACTACAAGGTACGGCTTGGGGGTGTCGTGGCCAACCGCTCGGCGGATACCGATCAGATCGACAAGTTCAACGAACGCACGGGCCTGCGCACCATGGCCCATTTCAAGGATGTGGATGCGATCCGGCGATCCCGGCTCAAGAAGTGCACGATCTTCGAAATGGATGACGACGACGAAGCCGTCCAGGCCGTGCGCAGCGAGTATCTGCGACTGGCTCAGAATATGCTCGAAAATGTGCAGCCCCTCGAAGCCACATCCCTGAAGGACCGGGAGATCTTCGACCTGCTCGGCTTCGACTGA
- a CDS encoding protochlorophyllide reductase — MSAPGTVLITGTTSGVGLNATCALVKRGWTVITANRSQERAAAAADALDLPKDRLQHVLMDLGDLDGVRRAVDALPDRLDAVVCNAAVYKPKLKQPERSPQGYEISMATNHLGHFLLVQLLMGRLQNSSHPSRRVVILGTVTANSKELGGKIPIPAPADLGDLSGFEAGFQDPVSMASGKPFKPGKAYKDSKLCNMITTQELHRRLHGETGITFTSLYPGCVADTPLFRNTPKAFQTIFPWFQKNITGGYVSQALAGERVADVVANPDFAESGVHWSWGNRQKKDGQQFSQELSDKATDPDTARRVWDLSMQLVGL, encoded by the coding sequence ATGTCCGCGCCCGGCACCGTTCTGATCACCGGCACCACATCGGGTGTGGGCCTGAATGCCACCTGCGCCTTGGTGAAGCGGGGCTGGACGGTGATCACCGCGAACCGCAGCCAGGAGCGTGCCGCGGCTGCGGCCGATGCGCTCGATCTCCCCAAAGACCGGCTCCAGCACGTGTTGATGGATCTGGGCGATCTCGACGGTGTGCGTCGAGCTGTTGATGCGTTACCGGATCGATTGGATGCGGTGGTCTGCAATGCCGCGGTGTACAAACCGAAGCTGAAACAGCCCGAGCGTTCACCGCAGGGCTATGAGATCTCGATGGCCACCAACCACTTGGGCCATTTCCTCCTGGTGCAGTTGCTGATGGGCCGCTTGCAGAACTCCAGCCACCCCTCCAGGCGGGTGGTGATCCTGGGCACCGTGACGGCCAACTCCAAGGAGCTGGGAGGCAAGATCCCCATCCCCGCTCCCGCAGATCTGGGCGACCTGTCTGGGTTTGAGGCCGGTTTCCAGGATCCGGTGTCGATGGCCAGTGGCAAGCCGTTCAAGCCCGGCAAGGCCTACAAGGACAGCAAGCTCTGCAACATGATCACCACCCAGGAGCTGCATCGCCGCCTGCACGGGGAGACAGGGATCACCTTCACGTCGCTGTATCCCGGCTGTGTTGCGGACACACCCTTGTTCCGCAACACCCCCAAGGCGTTTCAGACGATCTTCCCCTGGTTCCAGAAGAACATCACCGGCGGCTATGTCTCCCAGGCCCTGGCTGGAGAACGGGTGGCGGATGTGGTGGCCAACCCTGACTTCGCCGAATCGGGCGTTCACTGGAGCTGGGGCAACCGTCAGAAAAAGGATGGTCAGCAGTTCAGCCAGGAGCTGTCCGACAAGGCCACCGACCCAGACACTGCTCGACGGGTCTGGGACCTGTCGATGCAGCTGGTGGGACTCTGA
- the psaM gene encoding photosystem I reaction center subunit XII — translation MATALTSAEVFVALVVAAHAAVLALRLSISLYEA, via the coding sequence ATGGCCACTGCTCTGACCTCAGCTGAAGTGTTCGTCGCTCTGGTGGTGGCTGCCCACGCTGCCGTTCTGGCCCTGCGTCTCTCCATCAGCCTTTACGAAGCCTGA
- a CDS encoding CRR6 family NdhI maturation factor gives MEPVLINADAIRRLDLTPLQPWSSQPLPSLLEQGPALALQFDWPRDPSDPRELAECPEPRLWAVRADARFPWLPLLLERDQGSLIRHVAMVVPHSFNRSEGLRFEPQALELWITHRLMQLDDLCTATLGRSQRGKLSQMAASLGYELDAGFWTLLS, from the coding sequence ATGGAACCGGTTCTGATCAACGCCGATGCGATCCGGCGTCTCGACCTCACTCCCCTGCAGCCGTGGAGCAGCCAGCCGCTGCCATCGCTGCTGGAGCAGGGCCCTGCCTTGGCACTGCAGTTCGACTGGCCGCGAGATCCCTCGGATCCCCGAGAGCTGGCCGAATGTCCTGAGCCAAGGCTCTGGGCCGTGCGAGCCGATGCCCGTTTCCCCTGGCTACCACTGCTGCTGGAACGCGATCAGGGCAGTTTGATCCGCCATGTGGCCATGGTGGTGCCCCACAGCTTCAACCGCAGTGAGGGACTGCGCTTCGAGCCCCAGGCCCTCGAACTGTGGATCACCCACCGGCTGATGCAACTGGACGACCTCTGCACTGCCACGCTGGGACGCTCGCAACGGGGCAAACTCTCGCAGATGGCAGCCTCCCTTGGTTACGAGCTGGATGCGGGCTTCTGGACCCTGTTGAGCTGA
- a CDS encoding sulfite exporter TauE/SafE family protein: protein MLPWWDIPLLIGLGLLAGGLAGLLGIGGGLIFAPLLLWLDLPPHQALATSSFAIVPTALAGLVSHLRSGSLPVRTGVAIGVSAFGSALLFGGLAGVVSGWILLAMQTLIYVVLAFAVRVREEETPEEVEETNGQVGLLAGVGCIAGWTAGMLGLGGGLVMVPLMNGPLGVPIHRAVRLSTVAVFCSATAASLQFLHEGRGVPWMGLVLGGVAALAAQWSASRLDRFDAVVLVRLLRGLAIVLALDSCRRALHLLLV from the coding sequence GTGCTGCCCTGGTGGGACATCCCCCTGCTGATCGGCCTGGGCCTGCTGGCCGGAGGATTGGCTGGCCTGCTGGGCATTGGAGGTGGTCTGATCTTCGCGCCTTTGCTGCTCTGGCTGGATCTTCCGCCCCATCAGGCCTTGGCCACCAGCAGTTTTGCGATCGTGCCAACGGCCCTGGCGGGCCTGGTGTCTCATCTCCGCAGTGGATCACTGCCGGTTCGAACCGGTGTGGCCATCGGTGTGTCCGCCTTTGGTTCAGCGCTGTTGTTCGGCGGTCTGGCGGGGGTGGTGTCTGGCTGGATTCTGCTGGCGATGCAGACGCTGATCTATGTGGTGCTGGCCTTCGCTGTGCGCGTGCGGGAGGAGGAGACCCCTGAAGAGGTCGAGGAGACCAATGGCCAGGTGGGGTTGTTGGCGGGGGTGGGGTGCATTGCCGGCTGGACGGCCGGAATGCTCGGCCTCGGTGGTGGCCTGGTGATGGTGCCGCTGATGAACGGACCCCTGGGGGTTCCCATCCATCGGGCGGTACGCCTCAGCACCGTGGCGGTGTTCTGCTCCGCTACCGCAGCGTCGCTGCAGTTCCTGCATGAGGGGCGAGGGGTGCCCTGGATGGGCCTGGTGCTCGGGGGCGTGGCTGCCCTGGCGGCCCAATGGTCCGCCAGCCGTCTGGACCGTTTCGATGCGGTGGTGCTGGTGCGACTGCTGCGGGGGCTGGCCATCGTTCTGGCGTTGGACAGCTGCCGGCGGGCTCTTCATCTGCTGCTGGTCTGA
- a CDS encoding lipoate--protein ligase family protein has protein sequence MPTAGSPGRLIPHLIGDGPTQMAIDTMLLAQATEAPVLRFYRWDGPWLSLGRHQRHWPQHWHQLTQGGRLRMVRRPSGGQAVLHAGGLTYALIWPSAPRRRKQAYREACQWLIDGFTQLGLPLRFGDDPALAGDSNCFASATAADLVDPAGVKRIGSAQCWQRGRLLQHGEILLDPPPELWQLVFGEAAPPAAAPAIDLLRLEQQLIEAMAMAWPEVSWKELPLSEDERDQVEARSRSDGSEVAAIDSTI, from the coding sequence ATGCCGACCGCCGGATCCCCTGGCCGACTCATTCCCCACCTGATTGGAGATGGTCCGACCCAAATGGCCATCGACACCATGCTGCTGGCCCAGGCCACGGAGGCTCCGGTGCTGCGGTTCTACCGCTGGGACGGGCCCTGGCTGTCCCTGGGACGTCATCAGCGCCACTGGCCCCAGCACTGGCATCAACTGACGCAGGGGGGACGGCTTCGCATGGTGCGTCGCCCCAGTGGCGGCCAGGCTGTTCTGCACGCGGGGGGACTCACCTATGCGCTGATCTGGCCCTCCGCTCCACGCCGACGCAAGCAGGCCTACCGGGAGGCATGCCAATGGTTGATCGATGGCTTCACCCAACTGGGGCTGCCGTTGCGGTTCGGGGACGATCCCGCCCTCGCCGGCGACAGCAACTGCTTCGCAAGTGCCACCGCGGCAGATCTCGTGGACCCTGCCGGCGTCAAACGCATCGGCAGTGCCCAGTGCTGGCAGCGCGGACGCCTGCTTCAGCACGGGGAGATCCTGCTGGACCCTCCACCGGAGCTCTGGCAGTTGGTGTTCGGCGAAGCCGCTCCGCCGGCAGCAGCACCAGCGATTGACCTGCTGAGGTTGGAGCAGCAGCTGATTGAGGCCATGGCCATGGCCTGGCCTGAGGTGAGCTGGAAGGAGTTACCCCTCAGCGAGGACGAGCGTGATCAGGTGGAGGCCCGTTCACGATCCGATGGTTCGGAAGTTGCCGCCATCGACTCGACGATCTGA
- a CDS encoding site-2 protease family protein gives MGEGWTLLTFRGIPLRIQPSWLFALAIFTTLFQGRYSTEITPAVPLTVSWGLGLATALMLFLSVLLHELGHAVMAVREGVKVLSITLFHLGGIARVEKECNTAMGSLRIAAAGPLVSLLLALGLLLSAVPAGGVSPLLTLLCTQLGLLNLMLGLFNLLPGLPLDGGLILKALVWQFSGSQKRGMQVAAASGRALSTLMIVLGGLLLLQGGGFNGVMLMLIGWFGLGANRSQSQMLVLHQVLRDLKVADAASRRFRVMESDQPLRRLSQLRLQDDEAKRGADWVLICRGPHWLGWVDDQPLRDLPVQQWDLQTVGDHLRPLESLPSVADSAPIWQAIKVIEASDQGRALVLSPAGLPAGTVDRMDIAEAVLKRLGVRLPPPILDEARRHNRYPMGLVMLPQIVESMAATSEPSDRERAST, from the coding sequence GTGGGAGAAGGCTGGACCCTGTTGACCTTTCGGGGCATTCCGCTGCGGATCCAGCCCAGCTGGTTGTTTGCCCTGGCCATCTTCACCACCCTCTTCCAGGGGCGTTATTCGACTGAGATCACGCCGGCCGTCCCGTTGACGGTGAGCTGGGGGCTGGGCCTGGCGACAGCGCTCATGCTGTTTTTATCGGTGTTGCTGCATGAACTCGGCCATGCCGTGATGGCGGTCCGTGAAGGGGTGAAGGTGCTCAGCATCACCCTGTTCCATCTGGGGGGGATTGCCCGGGTCGAGAAGGAGTGCAACACGGCAATGGGCAGTCTGCGCATTGCTGCCGCCGGTCCCCTCGTCAGTCTTCTCCTGGCCCTGGGTCTGCTCCTTTCAGCGGTGCCGGCCGGTGGTGTGAGTCCTCTGCTCACGTTGCTCTGCACGCAGCTCGGCCTGCTCAACCTGATGCTCGGTTTATTCAATCTGCTGCCGGGTCTGCCACTGGATGGTGGATTGATCCTCAAGGCGCTGGTGTGGCAGTTCAGCGGCAGTCAGAAGCGGGGGATGCAGGTGGCAGCCGCCTCCGGCCGTGCTCTCTCCACACTGATGATCGTGCTGGGGGGCCTGCTGTTGCTGCAGGGCGGTGGCTTCAACGGCGTGATGTTGATGCTGATCGGTTGGTTCGGCCTTGGCGCGAATCGCAGCCAGTCCCAGATGCTGGTGCTGCATCAGGTGCTGCGGGACCTGAAGGTGGCGGATGCTGCCAGTCGCCGCTTCAGGGTGATGGAGTCTGATCAGCCCCTGCGTCGGCTCAGTCAGCTGCGTCTTCAGGACGACGAGGCCAAGCGAGGGGCGGATTGGGTGCTGATCTGCCGTGGCCCCCATTGGCTGGGTTGGGTGGATGATCAGCCTCTGCGGGATCTCCCTGTTCAGCAGTGGGACCTGCAGACCGTCGGCGACCATCTCCGCCCTCTGGAATCCCTCCCCTCCGTGGCCGACTCGGCGCCCATCTGGCAGGCCATCAAAGTTATTGAGGCCTCTGACCAGGGCCGGGCCTTGGTGCTGAGCCCGGCCGGTCTTCCCGCCGGCACCGTGGACCGCATGGACATCGCAGAAGCGGTGCTCAAGCGACTGGGGGTGCGGCTCCCCCCTCCGATCCTCGATGAGGCAAGGCGCCATAACCGCTACCCGATGGGGCTGGTGATGTTGCCTCAGATCGTCGAGTCGATGGCGGCAACTTCCGAACCATCGGATCGTGAACGGGCCTCCACCTGA
- a CDS encoding phosphoribosylanthranilate isomerase — MILKRSACRFLRDQSTAPAVKICGLTDPEQALAIAAMGVDAIGVIGVAGTPRYVKDTPRRGLFSQLAQHCPEVHRVWVVADASEEELDAALQGDGTPTVVQLHGKETPEQCLALRQRHPKKSVWKALRLRSLEDLKSVENYLESVDALLLDAWSPDQLGGTGHRLPLDWLAETRLPLPWWLAGGISAEWIPELLEKVSPDGLDASSRLEVRPGWKDLKKVRALLSAVRP, encoded by the coding sequence ATGATCCTAAAGAGATCAGCCTGCAGGTTCTTGCGCGATCAATCCACCGCTCCAGCCGTGAAGATCTGCGGTCTCACCGATCCTGAGCAGGCGCTGGCGATCGCCGCCATGGGGGTCGATGCCATCGGCGTGATCGGCGTGGCAGGAACCCCCAGATACGTCAAGGACACCCCTCGCCGGGGCCTGTTCAGCCAGCTTGCGCAGCATTGTCCTGAGGTCCATCGGGTGTGGGTGGTGGCCGACGCCTCGGAAGAGGAGCTCGATGCAGCGCTCCAGGGGGACGGCACACCGACGGTGGTGCAGCTCCATGGCAAGGAAACCCCGGAGCAATGCCTGGCGTTGCGGCAACGCCACCCAAAAAAAAGCGTTTGGAAAGCCCTGCGCCTGCGCAGCCTGGAGGATCTGAAGTCTGTGGAGAACTATCTGGAGTCCGTTGATGCCCTGTTGCTGGATGCCTGGAGTCCGGATCAGCTGGGGGGCACAGGCCACCGACTCCCCCTGGACTGGTTGGCGGAAACCCGGTTACCACTTCCTTGGTGGCTAGCTGGAGGCATCAGTGCCGAATGGATCCCCGAATTACTGGAGAAGGTCTCACCCGATGGCCTCGACGCTTCCAGTCGTCTTGAGGTCCGACCGGGTTGGAAGGACCTCAAGAAAGTGAGAGCTCTGCTTTCAGCTGTTCGCCCCTGA
- the folE gene encoding GTP cyclohydrolase I translates to MTTTVPFVSNGASNGISNGNGQPRLSAEVSTRIRERLQAAGVSFLANDNIAEHIEPGELRALEVEVADKVRDLLRTLVIDIDNDHNTHETAERVSRMYLHEVFKGRYHHQPKVASFPNVKKLDEIYTVGPITVRSACSHHLVPIMGNCWIGIKPGARVIGLSKFTRVADWVFSRPHIQEEAVMILADEIEKLCEPQGLGIIIKAQHYCMKWRGVKEPQTSMVNSVVRGDFRHDPSLKQEFFELVRQQDALLST, encoded by the coding sequence ATGACCACCACCGTCCCTTTCGTGTCCAACGGCGCCAGCAATGGCATCTCCAACGGCAACGGCCAGCCCCGCCTCAGTGCAGAGGTGTCGACCCGAATTCGCGAGCGGCTTCAGGCCGCTGGGGTGTCGTTCCTCGCCAACGACAACATCGCCGAGCACATTGAACCTGGCGAGCTCAGAGCTCTCGAGGTTGAGGTGGCCGACAAGGTGCGCGATCTGCTGCGCACCCTGGTGATCGACATCGACAACGATCACAACACCCACGAAACCGCCGAGCGTGTGTCTCGGATGTACCTCCATGAGGTGTTCAAGGGGCGTTATCACCATCAGCCGAAGGTGGCCAGTTTCCCCAACGTCAAGAAACTGGATGAGATCTACACCGTCGGGCCGATCACGGTGCGATCGGCTTGCTCCCACCATCTGGTCCCAATCATGGGCAACTGCTGGATCGGGATCAAGCCAGGTGCCCGTGTGATCGGGTTGTCCAAGTTCACAAGGGTGGCGGACTGGGTGTTCTCCCGGCCCCATATCCAGGAAGAGGCGGTGATGATTCTGGCTGACGAGATCGAGAAGCTCTGCGAACCCCAGGGCCTCGGCATCATCATCAAGGCTCAGCACTACTGCATGAAGTGGCGCGGTGTGAAGGAGCCCCAGACCAGCATGGTGAATTCCGTGGTGCGGGGCGATTTCCGTCACGACCCCAGCCTGAAGCAGGAGTTCTTTGAACTGGTGCGTCAACAGGACGCCTTGCTCAGCACCTGA
- a CDS encoding SDR family oxidoreductase, with protein sequence MPTALITGASRGIGRRTAELLARKGWDLKLIARRGDQLEQLATELRPMGVRVDVRSVDLTDPQAIHPELTGLLEQGSAPAVLINNAGAAYTGDLLAIPLERWQWLMQLNVTSVMQVCAAVVPAMRPSGGLVINVNSHAARNAFPQWGAYCVSKAALASFTRCLAEEERAHGIRACTLTLGAVNTPLWDAETVQSDFDRRAMLTVDQAAETLVNLAEQPVNQVIEDLTLMPAAGAF encoded by the coding sequence TTGCCAACGGCTCTGATCACAGGTGCAAGTCGTGGCATAGGCCGCCGAACGGCTGAACTGCTGGCCCGCAAGGGTTGGGATCTCAAGCTGATTGCCCGCCGTGGTGATCAGCTTGAGCAGTTGGCCACCGAATTGCGGCCGATGGGTGTGCGGGTGGATGTCCGCTCCGTTGATCTCACCGATCCCCAGGCCATCCACCCCGAGCTGACCGGACTTCTGGAGCAGGGATCAGCTCCCGCTGTGTTGATCAACAACGCGGGAGCTGCCTACACCGGAGATCTGCTGGCCATACCGCTGGAGCGTTGGCAGTGGTTGATGCAGCTGAATGTCACCAGCGTCATGCAGGTTTGTGCCGCGGTTGTTCCTGCCATGCGCCCTTCCGGAGGTTTGGTGATCAATGTCAACAGCCATGCCGCGCGCAATGCCTTCCCGCAATGGGGTGCGTACTGCGTCAGCAAAGCGGCCCTGGCCAGCTTCACCCGCTGCCTGGCGGAGGAGGAGCGAGCCCATGGAATCCGTGCCTGCACCCTTACCCTCGGTGCCGTAAACACCCCCCTTTGGGACGCGGAAACCGTACAAAGCGATTTCGATCGTCGTGCCATGCTCACTGTCGACCAGGCGGCAGAGACCTTGGTGAACCTGGCAGAACAACCCGTGAACCAGGTGATCGAAGACTTAACCCTCATGCCGGCTGCCGGCGCCTTCTGA